From the genome of Colletotrichum higginsianum IMI 349063 chromosome 4, whole genome shotgun sequence, one region includes:
- a CDS encoding LSM domain-containing protein, with amino-acid sequence MRPPISILSTRDSTQIWIFPIGQAAGQNRAPSIASQSSFRATSIIRSVSLPAQPPLYHRHHIYTYSHTYKMAPAQPELKKYLDKRLFVQLNGSRKVIGVLRGYDVFLNIVLDEAVEEKEGGEKVRLGMVVIRGNSVVMLEALERIGGDDRNHQR; translated from the exons ATGCGGCCCCCGATAAGCATCTTATCTACACGTGACTCCACCCAAATTTGGATCTTCCCAATCGGCCAGGCTGCAGGGCAGAACAGAGCTCCGTCGATCGCGTCGCAAAGCTCATTTCGCGCGACATCAATCATCAGATCGGTCAGCCTGCCCGCCCAACCGCCTCTCTACCACCGCCACCACATTTATACATACTCCCATACATACAAGATGGCGCCCGCACAGCCTGAGCTAAAGAAG TACCTTGACAAGAGACTGTTCGTCCAACTGAACGGCAGCCGCAAGGTTATCGGCGTTCTCCGCGGTTACGAT GTTTTCCTGAACATTGTGTTGGACGAGGcagtcgaggagaaggagggcggcgagaaggTCCGATTAGGCATGGTC GTCATCCGCGGCAACTCGGTCGTCATGCTCGAGGCTCTCGAAAGgatcggcggcgacgaccgCAACCACCAGCGGTAA
- a CDS encoding Arsenate reductase, with amino-acid sequence MAEAAASTEPPPWWAAFPAPKAKTPEIEADEVMVLLESQLAAGNDTARRDFLLVDVRRNDFEGGTIATSINLPAQSLYQTRPIIHQLCKQAGIKRVIFYCGSSNGRGPRSANWLQDYFDEVGETGIQSVILKGGIKGWVRKYGGRMMDTYDERAWVDVAK; translated from the exons atggccgaggccgcagCATCGACCGAACCCCCGCCGTGGTGGGCGGCATTTCCCGCCCCCAAGGCCAAGACACCGGAAATCGAGGCTGACGAAGTCATGGTGTTGCTTGAGTCTCAACTTGCGGCTGGAAACGATACCGCTCGCCGTGATTTCCTGCTCGTCGACGTGCGACGCAACGATTTTGAGGGGGGCACCATCGCAACCTCCATCAACTTGCCCGCCCAGTCCCTCTATCAGACGAGGCCCATCATTCATCAGCTGTGCAAGCAGGCCGGAATCAAGCGTGTTATATTTTACTGCG GAAGCAGTAATGGCCGTGGTCCTCGGTCGGCGAATTGGTTACAGGACTACTTCGACGAAGTCGGCGAAACTGGAATCCAATCCGTCATCCTTAAAGGCGGCATTAAGGGATGGGTGCGCAAGTACGGCGGCCGCATGATGGACACGTACGACGAGAGGGCGTGGGTTGATGTCGCAAAATAA